The nucleotide window AGACAGTTTTTCTTCATCCAAGGGTCATGCATTTTGATGTATTGGAGATATCTTCGCTGATACAAACTGCATCTTTCATGGTTATCCCAAATGTAATTGCATGGCAGAATAAGCACTGGAATCATTTTAGCTTCAAAATAgtcagaaaacaaaaataaggaaacaaCTACCAATTCAGTAAATACGATGACATGAAACATCAAATGCTCCTAGTAGTATCCAAAAAAGTAACAGTCaccaataaatcaagaacatcagagacaggaagggaagggaaatgGACTGACCTGGCCAACCCATTGGCGAAGACTAAGAATGTGATCCCTAACTTGCTCCGGAGTAAAAAGTTCAATCATAGATACACCTTTTACCTTTGGCTTCCCTGTTTTAGTGCTCACTGTATGATCAGCCACAGATCCATGAACATCCTGCCTCACCTGATCAGCTTCCTTCTGAACTGGGGCATATTCTTGCTTaaaatcagatattaaattatTTGAGGTCGGAGGCTTGATTTCAGATTTCAACATACTAGAATTGTCCAAATCGCTTCGACCACTTTCACTTATTCTCTCAGGGCTTCCAAACAGCATGGGTGCATCCATCTTCACTTCCATAACTTCAGATTTAGTAGGCACAGGCACAGGCACATCACCCTGTTGGCTCCCTTCTAGTTCATCTATTTCTTCTACAGGTGACGAAGATACTTGAACTAACTCTACCTTAGGCTGAGTGATTGAAGGGGAAGAATGCTCAAGCTTAACTCGTTTCAGTGATAACTGTATAGGATCAGAAGCTTCCAAAATAGAACCAAGAGGGTTAGTTGGCATTTTACTTCCATCCACTCTAGGGACTGTCTTCCAAGTGCCATTTGTTGAATTTACATGCCCAGAATCTATTGACTGTTTTGCAGAAACTCTATGCTGAGACACCCAAGAGCGAACAGGAACACAAAGAGCACAAGTTTCAGAACGACAATTATTGAAATGATCTGTCAGCATTTTGGTTTTATGGCAATAAGTGTATGCACAGTGAACATCATGGCACTTTTCCATGTGCCTGCACAAATCCTGAGCTCTTGCACAATTTTTGTCTGGACATTTCCCTTTTGGAGCAGAGCATTTCTTAGCATGCCGCAGGAAAAGTAGCCATCTTCGTTGGTTACTGATCTCTTTCCAACGTGCCCCCAGAGTCCTTCCACCAGCTTCACATAATGTCCCACATGAAGCTTGGGCCACAGAATAATTTTCTGAAGAAACAATTTTTCCATTTGCAGATCCCTGAGTAGGGAGATGGGGACCTTGAGCTTCATCTTGCTGCATGACTCGGGGACGGAAGTCTGCTTGTATGAGCTGGTCAGAAGATGACTGATTCACAACAGGAGATCTGATTTCCAGTGTACCCCATTCTTCAGTAACGGGAATGTCTGACTGCCCAACAGAAAGACCAGTAAATTCATTTTGCAACTGTGCAACTCGCTTTTGCGGCTGCACAATCTGCTGAAATTGATTTGAATTTTGTGAGAATGAATGCTGCAATTCCTGGGAACTAGATGGTTGGAGCAAATGTGACCCTTTATTCTCAGCTAGGTGACTAGGCTGATATTGGTGCCTCAAATTTGGGAACTGATATTGATCAGGTATTTGATTATACAAAGCTTCATTATGCGTTTCCACTTCATGCTCCGGCAATATCTGATTGGCTGTTGTGGTTTGAACAGCATTTGGTGGAAACTGAGGTTGCCTCAAGTTCTCATTCTTCAGTAattgttgctgctgctgattTAGTTGCCTCTGTTGAGGCTGATATGGAAATTGCATCTGAGATTGATGGGGATGCTGCAAAAATTGTTGCTGCTGGGCCCTTTGTAGTTGTTGTTGAGGCTGGAGAAGAAGGTCTCTAGATGTAGGCAGATTCATCTTCATTGAATGATCAACAGACTGAGACTTAATGCCAGATACCTGTTGAAGTGATGGAAGACTTGATTGTTGAGATTGCATCATAGGGTTTGCCTTCAAATTAGACTGAAGCCCAAGATGGTTCACATTCTGGTTATTCCCTGCAGATAATGCTGAAAACTATGTGTTAACTTAAACAACTATCATGTCAAACAAACTCAAGTGTACAGCTATTACTCCAACTCAAATATAGAagaaagggagaggggagggaagggaagacacacacacacacacacatatatatatacaccgagcgaggaagaaagagagagatagagaccACTATGCATGATTTGTTGTTGCCTCTGCTGATCAAAATGCTGCTGTGGAGGTTTCTGAGAGTTCACATAAGCAGGAGAACTTAAATACCCATCGGCATGTGCAGTCCCACTCATTAACGGCATATTATTACCAAATGTCCCTAACCCACCGTTCAGAACTCCACCAGGAAAGCCATAAGCTGAAGACTTAGCCTGCAAGCCAGACCTCATCCCCACACCCATGCCCATTTGGCCACCGATGTTTTGCATCATACGGCTATTTTGATTGCCAATATACTGCTTTGGTTGCTGCATTTGTGATGCCATAATAGATTCAACACTCGAAAACCCACCGCTAGATGCATTCATGGACGAGCGTGAGTCATTCAATCCAGGTGTAGGGATCATCTGACTTGAATGCCTTTGTGTGCCCAATGAAGATAACATGTTGTTCCCAGAGCCAATGGAAATATTGGGAAGTGTTTGCTGATATTCATTAGGTAGTAGTCCTATGGAAGCAGATTGCACTAAATCTTAGAAATGTATAAAACAATAAAGGCACTCAAGGTAACATTCAAACTGAAGTTTACCATCACATGAGTTGAAGGTATTCTGCTGCATTCCACCAACAGACCCATTGGCAGTTGGCAGCAAATTCCCCATGGCAACTGAGTGTGGGATCATCAGGCCAGTATTGGTGCCGGCAGGACTAGAGTTGTCCATAGAAGAGACTGCAGAATTAGTGCTGGCACTTTGTGGCATACCTGGGGTCGGTATCATGGTCCCAACAACAGATGAAGATGCAGAATTGACATGACCCAAGTGTTGGTTGGTATTGCTAGCTGAGATACGGCTCATAACGTTGGTCAGTTTACGATGCAATATGTTGATATCTGAATATTCTTCCTAAtcagaacaaaatatgaaatcaaTGACATGAACATACAAAATCCAGATGCTTAAGCAATTAAAGATGTAGTTCATATTGCTTTTTCAGCAGGAATACAATGTTTTGGtctatgaaaaatttatggatGCAATTTGAAGAACCTTAGAAGAAGCATTCCTAAACAACCCCATCTCCAATTTCCTCGCAATGTCAACTAATTTTTGCCCCCATTCATTCATCTGAGGTTGCCGCCGCAAAAATTTCATACTGCAAGCCAGAGAAATTGCACAACTTAGCAGTACTGCTAGaaataagtgaaataaaatcatgacaattttaaaagaaagCATGAGCTTTttgcatcaagaagaaaagatcCAAAATATAGGAAATAATATCCACTGGTTGTGGATTTACAACATTAAGCAGCTCTTGAGGCAAATGACGAAGCATTTTTCCAAGCTCAGCAAATAAGTGAGGTCAGCCAACAGTATGCTGGTCTTATCAAAGCTCAGAATACAAGcatgaagaaggaaaatttgTGCTTTTGATATAAAAATCAACTCACATTTCTTCTGCTACACAGTTTCGAAGGGGATCAATATCAGGATCAGCTCGCCAAGTACTTTGCAGATTTCCCAAATTCTGCATTTGGGAAGGAATAGAGCCAACATTTTGCTGAGGTAAAGTAGGCAATGGGGGACCTGCTTGGCTAGATAACTGGCCAGCAATCTGTCCAGCCATATGTGCTTGTACATTCATCTTGCCAAGAAAACACTACAATCAAAACCAAAAATTTGGGTCTTCCACCATTTGCACCACTAATGTTACAAAGTCTAGAATATATCCATGACCTTATACTActggttgaaaaaaaaactaa belongs to Nymphaea colorata isolate Beijing-Zhang1983 chromosome 13, ASM883128v2, whole genome shotgun sequence and includes:
- the LOC116266758 gene encoding histone acetyltransferase HAC1-like isoform X1, yielding MNVQAHMAGQIAGQLSSQAGPPLPTLPQQNVGSIPSQMQNLGNLQSTWRADPDIDPLRNCVAEEIMKFLRRQPQMNEWGQKLVDIARKLEMGLFRNASSKEEYSDINILHRKLTNVMSRISASNTNQHLGHVNSASSSVVGTMIPTPGMPQSASTNSAVSSMDNSSPAGTNTGLMIPHSVAMGNLLPTANGSVGGMQQNTFNSCDGLLPNEYQQTLPNISIGSGNNMLSSLGTQRHSSQMIPTPGLNDSRSSMNASSGGFSSVESIMASQMQQPKQYIGNQNSRMMQNIGGQMGMGVGMRSGLQAKSSAYGFPGGVLNGGLGTFGNNMPLMSGTAHADGYLSSPAYVNSQKPPQQHFDQQRQQQIMHSALSAGNNQNVNHLGLQSNLKANPMMQSQQSSLPSLQQVSGIKSQSVDHSMKMNLPTSRDLLLQPQQQLQRAQQQQFLQHPHQSQMQFPYQPQQRQLNQQQQQLLKNENLRQPQFPPNAVQTTTANQILPEHEVETHNEALYNQIPDQYQFPNLRHQYQPSHLAENKGSHLLQPSSSQELQHSFSQNSNQFQQIVQPQKRVAQLQNEFTGLSVGQSDIPVTEEWGTLEIRSPVVNQSSSDQLIQADFRPRVMQQDEAQGPHLPTQGSANGKIVSSENYSVAQASCGTLCEAGGRTLGARWKEISNQRRWLLFLRHAKKCSAPKGKCPDKNCARAQDLCRHMEKCHDVHCAYTYCHKTKMLTDHFNNCRSETCALCVPVRSWVSQHRVSAKQSIDSGHVNSTNGTWKTVPRVDGSKMPTNPLGSILEASDPIQLSLKRVKLEHSSPSITQPKVELVQVSSSPVEEIDELEGSQQGDVPVPVPTKSEVMEVKMDAPMLFGSPERISESGRSDLDNSSMLKSEIKPPTSNNLISDFKQEYAPVQKEADQVRQDVHGSVADHTVSTKTGKPKVKGVSMIELFTPEQVRDHILSLRQWVGQSKAKAEKNQAMERSMSENSCQLCAVEKLTFEPPPIYCSTCGARIKRNAMYYTIGSADTRHYFCIPCYNEVRSDAIDVDGVAYPKARMEKKKNDEETEEWWVQCDKCEAWQHQICALFNGRRNDGGQAEYTCPNCYIAEIERGERKPLPQSSVLGAKDLPRTILSDHIENRLFKRLKHERQERANAQGRSFDEVPGAEGLVVRVVSSVDKKLEVKQRFLEIFQEENYPAEFPYKSKAVLLFQRIEGVEVCLFGMYVQEFGSECSFPNQRRVYLSYLDSVKYFRPEIRAVTGEALRTFVYHEILIGYLEYCKNRGFTSCYIWACPPLKGEDYILYCHPEIQKTPKSDKLREWYLSMLRKAAREDVVVDLTNFYDHFFVKNGECKAKVTAARLPYFEGDYWPGAAEDMINQLRQEEDGRKQQKKGKTKKTLTKRALKAAAQADLSSNASKDALLMQKLGETISPMKEDFIMVHLQYPCTHCCQLMVSGKRWVCSRQCKNFQLCDKCYEAEQMLEERDRHPINSKEKHILFPVEVKDVPVDTKDKDDILESEFFDTRQAFLSLCQGNHYQYDTLRRAKHSSMMVLYHLHNPTAPAFVTTCNICYHDIEAGQGWRCETCPDYDVCNTCYQKGGGADHPHKLASPPSTAERDAQNKEARQKRVVQLRKMLDLLIHASQCRTGPCQYPNCRKVKSLFRHGTQCKIRASGGCQLCKRMWYILQLHARACKESDCHVPRCRDLKEHLRRSQQQSDSRRRAAVMEMMRQRAAEVAANNA
- the LOC116266758 gene encoding histone acetyltransferase HAC1-like isoform X2, with the protein product MNVQAHMAGQIAGQLSSQAGPPLPTLPQQNVGSIPSQMQNLGNLQSTWRADPDIDPLRNCVAEEIMKFLRRQPQMNEWGQKLVDIARKLEMGLFRNASSKEEYSDINILHRKLTNVMSRISASNTNQHLGHVNSASSSVVGTMIPTPGMPQSASTNSAVSSMDNSSPAGTNTGLMIPHSVAMGNLLPTANGSVGGMQQNTFNSCDGLLPNEYQQTLPNISIGSGNNMLSSLGTQRHSSQMIPTPGLNDSRSSMNASSGGFSSVESIMASQMQQPKQYIGNQNSRMMQNIGGQMGMGVGMRSGLQAKSSAYGFPGGVLNGGLGTFGNNMPLMSGTAHADGYLSSPAYVNSQKPPQQHFDQQRQQQIMHSGNNQNVNHLGLQSNLKANPMMQSQQSSLPSLQQVSGIKSQSVDHSMKMNLPTSRDLLLQPQQQLQRAQQQQFLQHPHQSQMQFPYQPQQRQLNQQQQQLLKNENLRQPQFPPNAVQTTTANQILPEHEVETHNEALYNQIPDQYQFPNLRHQYQPSHLAENKGSHLLQPSSSQELQHSFSQNSNQFQQIVQPQKRVAQLQNEFTGLSVGQSDIPVTEEWGTLEIRSPVVNQSSSDQLIQADFRPRVMQQDEAQGPHLPTQGSANGKIVSSENYSVAQASCGTLCEAGGRTLGARWKEISNQRRWLLFLRHAKKCSAPKGKCPDKNCARAQDLCRHMEKCHDVHCAYTYCHKTKMLTDHFNNCRSETCALCVPVRSWVSQHRVSAKQSIDSGHVNSTNGTWKTVPRVDGSKMPTNPLGSILEASDPIQLSLKRVKLEHSSPSITQPKVELVQVSSSPVEEIDELEGSQQGDVPVPVPTKSEVMEVKMDAPMLFGSPERISESGRSDLDNSSMLKSEIKPPTSNNLISDFKQEYAPVQKEADQVRQDVHGSVADHTVSTKTGKPKVKGVSMIELFTPEQVRDHILSLRQWVGQSKAKAEKNQAMERSMSENSCQLCAVEKLTFEPPPIYCSTCGARIKRNAMYYTIGSADTRHYFCIPCYNEVRSDAIDVDGVAYPKARMEKKKNDEETEEWWVQCDKCEAWQHQICALFNGRRNDGGQAEYTCPNCYIAEIERGERKPLPQSSVLGAKDLPRTILSDHIENRLFKRLKHERQERANAQGRSFDEVPGAEGLVVRVVSSVDKKLEVKQRFLEIFQEENYPAEFPYKSKAVLLFQRIEGVEVCLFGMYVQEFGSECSFPNQRRVYLSYLDSVKYFRPEIRAVTGEALRTFVYHEILIGYLEYCKNRGFTSCYIWACPPLKGEDYILYCHPEIQKTPKSDKLREWYLSMLRKAAREDVVVDLTNFYDHFFVKNGECKAKVTAARLPYFEGDYWPGAAEDMINQLRQEEDGRKQQKKGKTKKTLTKRALKAAAQADLSSNASKDALLMQKLGETISPMKEDFIMVHLQYPCTHCCQLMVSGKRWVCSRQCKNFQLCDKCYEAEQMLEERDRHPINSKEKHILFPVEVKDVPVDTKDKDDILESEFFDTRQAFLSLCQGNHYQYDTLRRAKHSSMMVLYHLHNPTAPAFVTTCNICYHDIEAGQGWRCETCPDYDVCNTCYQKGGGADHPHKLASPPSTAERDAQNKEARQKRVVQLRKMLDLLIHASQCRTGPCQYPNCRKVKSLFRHGTQCKIRASGGCQLCKRMWYILQLHARACKESDCHVPRCRDLKEHLRRSQQQSDSRRRAAVMEMMRQRAAEVAANNA